In Nocardioides sp., the following proteins share a genomic window:
- a CDS encoding wax ester/triacylglycerol synthase domain-containing protein, giving the protein MESQLTHPHLLMHPLQAWVEDDDFDIEYHVRRSALASPGDERELGVLVSRLHSTQIDFTRPPWEVHFIEGLTGGRFAIYTKVHHALVDGFTAVKILGRSLSRDPEARDQPYFFSLKPTKRAKTPRPHEVAAQQDHGAGDRRRARSRSRGEHGHRCHQGGAQTRDREAARQRDHQQRQRAQHDPQRAHGSQPPVGDPAVRHGADQGTRRALRRHPERRRDGDLWRFADVFWYAEGLYDDLPALHASYFQTAVAVPFQPAGFRPLPVVREENDPSTDGDGGFPAEHDGGCEWWRSSRVVAVVARNGPGDVLVAREHRGTVVRAHARARGGGAFAGSAAHGR; this is encoded by the coding sequence GTGGAATCTCAGCTTACGCACCCGCACCTGCTGATGCACCCACTCCAGGCCTGGGTCGAGGACGACGACTTCGACATCGAATACCACGTACGCCGCTCCGCGCTGGCCAGCCCGGGCGACGAACGCGAACTCGGCGTCCTGGTCAGCCGATTGCACAGCACCCAGATCGACTTCACCAGGCCCCCCTGGGAGGTGCACTTCATCGAGGGTCTGACCGGCGGCCGCTTCGCGATCTATACGAAGGTGCACCACGCATTGGTCGACGGTTTCACGGCCGTCAAGATCCTCGGTCGCAGCCTCAGCCGCGACCCCGAGGCGCGCGATCAGCCGTACTTCTTCAGCCTCAAGCCGACCAAGCGCGCCAAGACTCCGCGCCCCCACGAAGTCGCTGCTCAGCAAGATCACGGCGCCGGTGACCGGCGTCGCGCAAGGAGTCGGAGCCGTGGCGAGCATGGGCACCGATGTCACCAAGGCGGTGCTCAAACTCGAGACCGAGAAGCTGCGCGACAGCGAGATCATCAACAGCGTCAGCGCGCCCAACACGATCCTCAACGGGCGCACGGGTCGCAACCGCCGGTTGGCGACCCAGCAGTACGACATGGCGCGGATCAAGGCACTCGGCGAGCGCTCCGGCGGCACCCTGAACGACGTCGTGATGGCGATCTGTGGCGGTTCGCGGACGTGTTCTGGTATGCAGAAGGGCTCTACGACGATCTGCCTGCGCTGCACGCGAGTTACTTCCAGACTGCGGTAGCGGTGCCGTTCCAGCCCGCTGGTTTCCGGCCGCTGCCGGTCGTGCGTGAGGAGAACGATCCGAGTACCGACGGTGACGGCGGGTTTCCTGCCGAGCACGATGGCGGCTGCGAGTGGTGGCGCAGCTCGCGTGTCGTTGCCGTCGTCGCTCGCAACGGACCGGGTGACGTTCTCGTTGCCCGTGAGCACCGCGGGACTGTGGTCCGTGCTCATGCACGTGCCCGCGGGGGCGGGGCTTTCGCCGGCAGCGCCGCACACGGTCG